From Aliamphritea hakodatensis:
GTCTGATCATAACATTAACCGTTTATTGTCCGGCATGTGCACGGCGGTGCAGCACACTGGAAAACTCATCGGCAAAGGTTTCGTAGCTGTTCATCAGTGTTTCAGTCTGAGCAGAGTAGCGGTTGTAGGCAATGACCGCGGGGATTGCCGCAAACAAACCGATAGCCGTTGCAATCAGAGCCTCGGAAATGCCCGGTGCAACGGATGCCAGTGTCGCCTGATGGACATTTGCCAGCCCGCGGAAAGAGTTCATGATCCCCCATACGGTACCGAACAGACCAATATACGGGCTGGTAGAACCGACCGTCGCCAGGAAAGGCAAATTGGTTTCCAGACGCTCTTCTTCACGGGCCAGTGCCACTCGCATGCTACGCTGCGCACCATCCATCACGGCATCCGCATCCACACCTGGCTGCTGATTAAGACGGGTAAACTCTTTAATGCCGGCCCGGAAAATATTTTCAGCACCGTTATCAGCATCCGGGGAATGATTGACTTCCCGGAACAGCTGACTGAGGTCCATACCGGACCAGAAACGGTCTTCAAAATAATGTAATTTCTGTTTTGCCTGGCGTAATACAGCGTGACGCTGGAAAATCATTACCCA
This genomic window contains:
- the tolQ gene encoding protein TolQ — protein: MPDKMSIWSLVVNASVVVQLVMLLLLLASVVSWVMIFQRHAVLRQAKQKLHYFEDRFWSGMDLSQLFREVNHSPDADNGAENIFRAGIKEFTRLNQQPGVDADAVMDGAQRSMRVALAREEERLETNLPFLATVGSTSPYIGLFGTVWGIMNSFRGLANVHQATLASVAPGISEALIATAIGLFAAIPAVIAYNRYSAQTETLMNSYETFADEFSSVLHRRAHAGQ